The Huiozyma naganishii CBS 8797 chromosome 1, complete genome genome window below encodes:
- the NHA1 gene encoding Nha1p (similar to Saccharomyces cerevisiae NHA1 (YLR138W); ancestral locus Anc_8.341) has protein sequence MAVWEQLEVSKAHVAYACVGIFSAVFSLVSLFIKEKLYIGESTVAGIFGLIVGPHCLGWFNPLKWGNSDSITLEITRIVLCLLIFAVAVELPRKYMKKHWLSVIMLLLPVMTTGWLVVGLFIWIVIPGLNFADSLLVSACITATDPILAQSVVSGKFAQRVPGHLRNLLSAESGCNDGMAFPFLFLAMNLIIHPGNGREIVKDWICVTILYECVFGCILGVFIGYVGRVSIRFAEERNIIDRESFLAFYVVLSFCCAGFGSILGVDDLLVSFAAGTAFAWDGWFTQQTEETKISTVIDLLLNYAYFIFFGSIIPWSQFNSSEIGCDVWRLIVLSIVVIFLRRIPAVLILRPFIPDIKSWREAVFVGHFGPIGVGAVFAAILARAELESSITEEPTPLKELPEKGTKHWQLISCIWPITCFFIVTSIIVHGSSVAVITLGRHLNSITLTKTFTTHTMNGSGKSSWMQRLPSLDTTGRSFSLHRVDTQKQDDLSRTSTVETSGVPVRPVGGMKRRKHKSKAKRRFRRGKDKIQKEIFGSKSRDAYDDDELNDIGRERLQREKEARAATFALGSSKHPDEYEEADNGEEGDYHNVEELAEYPVYMSEGEEGEGEETQMSSDLPSSQLPPGPEYDLGEEPEKFEDRSDDITSSSTTPSAQERKRLIERDEKQGKVAYVDGNNIIIENRHGEIIDHAKMQSDSRDEEENTGPSSVGLNLTTTESNRSDSSFHALKKILTPTSLSKMRSLVEDIQPEINRSSTSNSEGTNDSRRPKHKYHAYKMDDLLIIENEEGDVMRTYKINRHHGLKRKESPSRDGGVVLKALSAVGILSRVSSTKSKTSNDSAKPKISDTRRKVEQPRQLTRSNRVLTPAPGRGTPPLYEQDEDSEEEDISLNSLDSNSYGEEGDASDSAEDVEDEESETEFERRRRLNALGHIYAPTDKDDEEEPPERTAVESSSRQTDSATHKVKSKLSKTLGLK, from the coding sequence ATGGCTGTGTGGGAGCAACTAGAAGTTTCGAAAGCCCATGTTGCCTATGCTTGTGTTGGTATATTCTCAGCCGTGTTTTCGTTGGTGTCTCTGTTCATCAAGGAAAAACTCTACATCGGTGAGTCCACAGTGGCCGGTATATTTGGTTTGATTGTAGGGCCTCATTGTTTAGGATGGTTCAATCCGTTGAAGTGGGGGAACTCTGATTCGATTACTTTGGAGATTACACGAATAGTGTTATGTTTGCTAATTTTTGCAGTGGCAGTCGAACTGCCGAGGAAATACATGAAAAAGCATTGGCTGTCTGTTATAATGTTGTTGCTACCAGTCATGACAACAGGTTGGCTGGTAGTTGGTCTGTTTATTTGGATTGTTATACCGGGGCTGAATTTTGCAGATTCTTTGCTGGTATCCGCTTGCATAACGGCTACTGACCCTATCTTGGCGCAGTCCGTTGTATCCGGTAAGTTTGCCCAAAGAGTACCGGGCCATCTTAGAAACTTGCTGTCCGCAGAGTCAGGCTGTAACGATGGGATGGCNTTCCcgtttttatttctggCAATGAATCTAATTATCCACCCGGGCAACGGGAGGGAGATCGTTAAAGACTGGATTTGTGTGACTATCCTTTATGAATGTGTTTTCGGATGTATTCTCGGGGTGTTTATTGGTTATGTTGGTAGAGTGAGTATCAGGTTTGCAGAGGAAAGAAATATCATTGACCGTGAATCGTTTTTGGCATTTTACGTTGTGCTCTCTTTTTGTTGTGCAGGGTTCGGCTCCATATTAGGTGTTGATGATCTATTGGTATCCTTTGCTGCGGGGACTGCATTTGCCTGGGATGGTTGGTTTACTCAGCAAACGGAAGAGACCAAAATTTCGACCGTCATAGATTTGCTGCTAAATTATGCGTACTTCATTTTCTTCGGATCCATCATCCCGTGGAGCCagttcaacagcagcgaaATTGGTTGCGATGTCTGGAGACTTATCGTCTTATCCATAGTGGTTATCTTTTTGCGGAGAATACCTGCTGTCCTGATTTTGAGGCCATTTATCCCGGACATCAAATCTTGGCGTGAGGCTGTTTTTGTCGGTCATTTTGGCCCTATTGGAGTTGGCGCAGTTTTTGCCGCAATTCTGGCAAGAGCAGAACTGGAGTCGAGCATCACTGAGGAACCTACACCATTGAAAGAACTACCGGAAAAGGGGACCAAGCACTGGCAGTTGATATCTTGCATATGGCCTATTACGTGCTTCTTCATTGTTACATCAATCATTGTCCACGGATCTTCCGTTGCTGTCATTACACTGGGTCGCCACTTGAACTCTATCACTTTGACCAAAACATTTACCACACATACAATGAATGGGTCGGGCAAAAGTTCGTGGATGCAAAGATTGCCATCTCTGGATACTACAGGACGCTCCTTCTCCTTGCATAGGGTCGACACTCAAAAGCAGGACGATCTGTCAAGAACTAGCACTGTTGAAACGAGCGGTGTTCCTGTGAGGCCTGTCGGAGGTatgaagagaagaaagcaTAAGAGTAAAGCCAAAAGAAGGTTTAGAAGAGGTAAAGATAAGATTCAAAAGGAAATTTTCGGATCCAAGTCTAGGgatgcctatgatgatgatgagtTGAACGATATTGGCAGGGAAAGATTGCAGCGGGAGAAGGAGGCACGTGCTGCCACATTTGCATTGGGCTCTTCTAAACATCCAGACGAATACGAAGAAGCCGATAACGGCGAGGAAGGTGATTACCATaatgttgaagaattggCAGAGTACCCTGTCTACATGTCAGAAGGTGAAGAGGGagaaggcgaagaaacTCAAATGAGCTCAGACTTGCCCTCTTCCCAACTTCCACCAGGACCTGAATATGATTTGGGTGAGGAGCCAGAGAAATTTGAGGACAGGAGCGACGATATAACTTCGTCGTCGACCACGCCATCAGCTCAGGAGAGAAAGAGGCTGATTGAGCGTGATGAAAAACAAGGTAAAGTTGCATACGTTGATGGAAACAATATTATTATAGAGAACCGTCACGGTGAAATCATTGATCATGCTAAAATGCAGTCTGACTCCagagatgaagaagaaaacaccGGTCCTTCATCCGTCGGATTGAATTTAACGACCACAGAAAGTAATAGATCTGACAGCAGCTTCCatgctttgaaaaagatTTTAACGCCGACATCATTGTCCAAGATGCGTTCTCTCGTGGAAGACATACAACCAGAAATAAACAGATCGTCGACATCGAATAGCGAAGGGACCAATGATAGTAGAAGACCGAAGCACAAGTATCATGCATATAAGATGGACGACCTGTTGATCattgaaaatgaagaagGTGATGTTATGAGGACGTACAAGATCAACAGACATCATGGGCTGAAGCGGAAGGAATCTCCAAGTAGAGATGGTGGCGTTGTCTTAAAGGCCTTATCAGCTGTTGGTATTTTATCGCGTGTTTCATCTACCAAATCTAAAACGAGCAACGACAGCGCTAAACCTAAGATATCGGATACTCGGCGGAAGGTAGAGCAGCCACGTCAATTAACAAGAAGTAATAGAGTGCTGACCCCTGCTCCTGGTAGAGGTACACCGCCACTATACGAACAAGACGAAGAcagtgaagaagaagatatCAGCCTCAATAGTTTGGATTCGAATAGTTATGGCGAGGAGGGCGATGCATCAGATTCTGCAGAAGAtgtcgaggacgaggaatCTGAAACGGAATTCGAGAGGCGCAGAAGACTGAATGCTTTGGGGCACATCTATGCTCCAACGGAcaaagatgatgaagaagaacctcCTGAGAGGACAGCCGTTGAATCATCTTCGAGGCAAACAGACTCTGCGACGCACAAGGTCAAATCCAAACTGAGTAAAACACTCGGCTTGAAATAA
- the RKM5 gene encoding S-adenosylmethionine-dependent methyltransferase (similar to Saccharomyces cerevisiae YLR137W; ancestral locus Anc_8.339) encodes MAFQLRHLDEDTIFEHVFDRYVQIETHVGSLKQDLGILSRDEHEVEVQIEPDEELSRPKRKSRQSNRRQKNNPETSRGSIDSSVTQTFSITVNQSITSLNSSQVNNNSTTGYVLWSITPFFLKWLLYSKSAAFLRVNDGGASSVKLLNSEESISVPSIMGDNVGIIELGSGISGILPTVMGNYVATYIATDQRGILKKLKSNIKDNLLQLNRRCIVSSSLHVDQSTDSDDLNIISNRCQLEVEPIDWETFHLTDQTLSKLYPYLSKLKDQAETVYIIALDVIYNDFLIAPFLTALRQLLDYYRKSNPERSIRVRALVGIQLRSQEVVTSFLEHAVLNHNLKVYSVEDADWQHTRFNLYLIE; translated from the coding sequence ATGGCATTTCAGTTGAGACACTTGGATGAGGATACAATTTTCGAACATGTTTTTGACAGATATGTACAAATAGAGACCCACGTTGGCAGTTTAAAGCAAGATCTTGGGATTCTAAGCAGAGATGAGCACGAGGTAGAGGTACAGATCGAACCTGATGAAGAGTTGAGTAGACCGAAAAGGAAATCAAGACAAAGCAATAGACGACAAAAGAATAATCCAGAGACGAGTAGAGGTTCAATTGATAGTTCTGTTACTCAAACATTTTCAATAACGGTTAACCAATCGATCACAAGTCTTAACTCTTCGCAAGTGAACAATAACTCTACAACAGGATACGTTCTGTGGTCGATAACaccatttttcttgaagtgGTTACTCTACAGCAAGTCTGCAGCATTTCTAAGAGTAAATGATGGGGGAGCGAGCTCCGTGAAACTCCTGAACAGCGAAGAAAGTATATCTGTTCCATCTATAATGGGCGATAATGTCGGGATTATCGAATTGGGATCAGGAATATCTGGAATCTTACCAACTGTGATGGGAAATTATGTAGCGACTTACATCGCCACAGACCAACGCGGAATACTAAAGAAATTAAAATCTAACATCAAGGATAATCTACTTCAACTAAATAGGCGCTGTATCGTATCCAGTTCCCTTCATGTTGATCAGTCGACAGATTCTGACGATCTGAATATTATCAGCAACCGATGCCAACTGGAAGTAGAACCGATTGATTGGGAGACTTTCCACTTGACCGATCAGACACTCTCTAAACTGTACCCTTATCTGTCCAAACTGAAGGATCAAGCTGAAACCGTGTACATAATCGCATTGGATGTAATTTACAACGATTTCTTAATAGCGCCATTTCTGACCGCCTTGAGACAGTTGCTCGATTACTATCGAAAGAGTAATCCGGAGCGCTCCATTCGAGTGCGTGCCCTAGTCGGAATTCAACTGCGGTCACAAGAGGTTGTTACAAGTTTTTTGGAGCACGCCGTGCTCAACCATAACTTGAAAGTTTactctgttgaagatgcGGATTGGCAACACACGAGGTTTAACCTCTACCTCATCGAGTAG
- the SSP2 gene encoding Ssp2p (similar to Saccharomyces cerevisiae SSP2 (YOR242C); ancestral locus Anc_8.670) — protein MTQNSSELTFSKKSGEPPQTPFLTQFYSVGLQTEAKSGGFSFRKMARNYLLGVGSFWKEDKYYNLQDVNYYMFKDKETGPALTESVFNKQPMQTRNEQLCFQNTSSPNEPVWCDASSTDADSRDTSNLKCIVIDNIPSDTGINSIVSQIRGGPLTKIILESDSANRNQAVKLRLQFLSCQDSNKFMQSAKSHLFQVNGAKLQPFWDDNEQCTDNDVLTYNKNDSEGGVTRCLILKQVVPEKKASSFSRDKNSMLVDLDINEVRRQFSAFGSVQDITPVISRKLCLAIFYLNINSALQAMKSYQTPSSDLHELYSQSWSMWYGKDTTDRPCIQLH, from the coding sequence ATGACACAGAACAGCTCAGAGCTCACTTTCAGCAAAAAAAGTGGCGAGCCTCCTCAGACACCGTTCTTAACACAATTTTACAGTGTTGGACTTCAGACAGAAGCCAAAAGTGGTGGGTTTAGCTTCAGAAAGATGGCAAGAAACTATCTTCTTGGTGTTGGATCTTTCTGGAAAGAAGACAAGTATTACAATTTGCAGGATGTAAATTATTACATGTTTAAAGACAAAGAAACGGGACCAGCTTTGACAGAGAGTGTCTTCAATAAACAACCTATGCAAACCAGAAACGAGCAATTGTGTTTCCAGAACACAAGTAGTCCCAACGAACCTGTGTGGTGTGATGCGAGTTCAACAGATGCAGACTCAAGGGATACTTCAAACTTGAAATGCATAGTTATAGATAATATTCCAAGCGATACTGGTATTAACAGCATAGTTTCCCAGATTCGGGGTGGGCCGCTGACCAAAATAATTTTGGAAAGCGACTCTGCAAATAGGAATCAGGCGGTAAAATTACGATTGCAGTTTCTTAGTTGCCAAGATTCGAACAAATTTATGCAGTCTGCGAAGTCACACTTATTCCAAGTAAATGGAGCAAAACTACAACCGTTTTGGGATGATAATGAACAGTGTACTGATAACGACGTTTTAACATACAATAAAAATGATTCTGAAGGGGGTGTAACTAGGTGCCTAATTCTGAAGCAAGTTGTCCCTGAGAAAAAGGCTTCCAGTTTTAGTCGTGACAAGAACTCAATGTTGGTCGACCTGGATATCAATGAAGTTAGGAGACAGTTTTCAGCGTTTGGTTCAGTCCAAGATATTACACCTGTGATATCAAGAAAGCTGTGTTTGGCAATTTTCTATCTCAATATCAACAGCGCTTTGCAGGCCATGAAAAGCTATCAGACACCATCGTCTGACCTTCATGAGCTTTACTCCCAAAGTTGGAGTATGTGGTACGGGAAGGATACTACCGATCGACCTTGCATACAATTGCACTAA
- the MET7 gene encoding tetrahydrofolate synthase (similar to Saccharomyces cerevisiae MET7 (YOR241W); ancestral locus Anc_8.669): MRASLALRMASRTYNDAVAALNLLQSNYANIMAVRESGIRKNEMSMLEMKEWTRRVGYSVSDFNKLNVVHITGTKGKGSTAAFTASIFNEYKKQLPRVGLFTSPHLRSVRERIRINGEPISQEKFTKYFFELWERLENTSSSLQDFPHMTPGSKPGYFKYLTLLSFHTFMQEGCNTCVYEVGIGGEYDSTNLIEKPIACGVSLLGIDHTYMLGDTIEEIAWNKGGIFKNHTPAFTVAGQPKEGLRVLKERALERDTELAEVAEFDVLKDIELGIAGDFQRSNASLAIALASESLNALGITNDTVELKKGAKIPEKILNGVKNTKWEGRCQTLIRGDITWFVDGAHTFDSIQAASGWYKSVAQKSNRKKILLFNQQSRDANELLRCLDNTLGNLVHFDDAIFTTNVTWQSGTYSADLVSMNTNKEEVDKLSVQKELSKQWNVLQDGSNAHVATSIEWAVNLIEKLRDGKPVDVFVTGSLHLVGGLLVVLDRK, from the coding sequence ATGAGAGCATCATTGGCATTGAGGATGGCGTCCAGGACTTATAATGATGCTGTTGCGGCTTTGAACTTGCTGCAATCAAATTATGCTAACATCATGGCGGTTAGGGAATCCGGGATAAGAAAGAACGAAATGAGTATGCTGGAAATGAAAGAATGGACGAGAAGAGTTGGTTATTCTGTCTCTGACTTTAACAAACTGAACGTAGTTCACATTACCGGTACAAAGGGGAAAGGCTCCACTGCTGCATTTACAGCGTCTATCTTCAATGAATACAAGAAGCAGTTGCCAAGAGTTGGGCTGTTCACCTCACCACACCTGAGGTCGGTTAGGGAACGTATACGGATCAATGGGGAGCCAATTTCACAAGAAAAGTTTACCAAGTACTTCTTTGAGTTATGGGAGAGGTTGGAAAAcacttcttcctccttgcAAGACTTTCCTCACATGACACCGGGGAGTAAGCCAGGCTATTTCAAGTATTTGACGCTGTTGTCATTTCACACCTTCATGCAAGAAGGCTGTAACACTTGTGTGTATGAAGTTGGGATTGGTGGTGAATACGATAGTACTAATTTGATAGAAAAACCAATTGCTTGTGGAGTTAGTTTACTTGGTATTGACCACACTTACATGTTGGGTGACACCATTGAGGAGATAGCATGGAATAAAGGCGGTATTTTTAAAAATCACACACCAGCGTTTACTGTAGCTGGACAGCCAAAGGAAGGATTGAGggttttgaaggagagagCTTTGGAACGTGATACGGAGCTGGCAGAAGTTGCTGAATTTGATGTTTTGAAAGACATTGAACTGGGGATTGCAGGAGACTTCCAGAGATCAAATGCGTCCTTAGCAATAGCATTGGCATCAGAAAGCTTGAATGCGCTAGGTATCACGAATGACACTGTTGAATTAAAGAAAGGAGCTAAAATTCCAGAGAAAATCCTCAATGGTGTTAAAAACACGAAGTGGGAAGGACGCTGTCAGACATTGATTCGTGGGGACATAACATGGTTTGTTGATGGTGCTCATACATTTGACAGCATACAGGCAGCTTCTGGATGGTATAAAAGTGTCGCTCAGAAGTCtaacagaaaaaaaattttgctGTTTAACCAGCAGAGTAGAGATGCAAATGAATTATTGCGGTGCTTGGATAACACTCTTGGAAATCTGGTGCACTTCGATGACGCCATTTTTACCACGAACGTTACATGGCAATCAGGTACATATAGTGCAGACCTTGTGTCGATGAATACGAATAAAGAGGAGGTTGATAAACTAAGTGTTCAGAAGGAGCTCTCCAAACAATGGAACGTTTTGCAAGATGGGAGTAATGCCCACGTAGCGACAAGTATTGAATGGGCTGTGAATCTAATTGAGAAGCTACGCGATGGAAAGCCGGTAGATGTCTTCGTGACGGGGTCCCTTCACTTGGTCGGTGGTTTACTTGTTGTACTTGACAGAAAGTAA
- the ABP140 gene encoding tRNA(Thr) (cytosine(32)-N(3))-methyltransferase (similar to Saccharomyces cerevisiae ABP140 (YOR239W); ancestral locus Anc_8.665) — protein sequence MGVRDLIKKFESFARKKSGGDAASTPSVSQKKKDVKKEKETPIEQKTAVDEPVKPVEETPVKETPVAEAPIEKAPVEETPIEETHVDEISVKETHVDDIPVKETHVDDIPVEETHVDDIPVKETHVDDVPVDDVPVEEDHVDDVPVEEALVEEAPIEEAPVEETPIEEAHVDEVPVKEAPTEETPIEEAPVDKTPVEDTLKEEAPAEENTPVIAPADAASGTDIEIKEPAEPVAEGSLKETVEEPETVQEPEIAHGEPGEVSIDIEQGRSVDDSGKEDKDEEKSEPTPANDAENTVNSSQAVEDSATSSKNKKKNKKKKDKKKQKKAAAAAVNQSNDLETADDSHLGIPNLEEEELTAFTQDVEEEVAENAAHENNEKTHVIIEDESIPATDKPTEEEPDNTEDTRXXXXDEPFEFGKRQLTXEFRLWDHNAWDNVEWGEEQVTQAMEELRTKKSLLLSLMKLYNSNPARYWDIFYKNNKENFFKDRKWLQIEFPILYNCTRKNSDPVTVFEIGCGAGNTLFPILKQNENEGLKIIGADFAPKAVDIVKNSPHFDPKYAHATVWNLANKEGELPEGVEEHSVDIAVMIFVFSALAPEEWDQAMENLHKLMKPGGKILFREYSFGDMAQVRFRKHRIMDDNFYVRGDGTRVYFFKESEIRDIFTKKGYFKENKIAIDRRLLVNRKKKLKMFRCWIQAIFDVPA from the exons ATGGGTGTGAGAGACCTTATTAAAAAGTTTGAGAGCTTCGCAAGGAAGAAGAGCGGCGGTGATGCGGCCTCGACTCCAAGTGTCAgccaaaagaaaaaagatgtgaagaaggagaaggagacgccaattgaacagaaaactGCTGTTGACGAACCTGTGAAGCCTGTCGAAGAGACCCCTGTTAAGGAGACTCCTGTCGCTGAAGCTCCTATTGAGAAAGCACCTGTCGAAGAAACACCAATCGAAGAGACTCATGTCGATGAAATTTCTGTCAAAGAGACTCATGTCGATGACATTCCTGTCAAAGAGACTCATGTCGATGACATTCCTGTCGAAGAGACTCATGTCGATGACATTCCTGTCAAAGAGACTCATGTCGATGACGTTCCTGTCGATGACGTTCCTGTCGAAGAGGATCATGTTGATGACGTTCCTGTTGAAGAGGCTCTTGTCGAAGAAGCACCAATTGAAGAGGCTCCTGTCGAAGAAACACCAATTGAAGAGGCTCATGTCGATGAAGTCCCTGTTAAAGAGGCGCCAACTGAAGAAACGCCTATCGAAGAAGCGCCTGTTGACAAAACTCCTGTTGAGGATACCCTTAAAGAAGAAGCCCCTGCAGAAGAGAATACACCGGTTATTGCTCCAGCCGATGCTGCTTCAGGTACCGATATTGAAATCAAAGAGCCAGCTGAACCCGTTGCAGAAGGTAGCCTAAAGGAGACAGTGGAAGAACCTGAGACAGTGCAAGAGCCTGAGATAGCTCATGGTGAACCAGGGGAGGTTTCCATCGATATTGAGCAAGGGCGCTCAGTTGACGATTCGGGCAAAGAAGATAAGGATGAGGAAAAATCGGAACCAACGCCCGCTAATGATGCAGAAAATACTGTCAACTCTTCTCAAGCAGTGGAAGACTCTGCCACATCTTCgaaaaacaagaagaagaacaagaagaagaaggataagAAAAAGCAGAAGAAGGCTGCTGCCGCCGCTGTCAATCAGTCGAACGATCTTGAGACAGCGGACGACTCTCACCTT GGCATCCCTaatttggaagaagaagaactcaCAGCATTCACTCAGGATGTTGAGGAGGAAGTTGCAGAAAATGCTGCACATGAAAACAATGAGAAGACGCACGTTATTATAGAGGACGAATCCATTCCCGCCACGGACAAAccaactgaagaagaaccgGACAACACAGAAGATACAAGANNNNNNNNNNNNGATGAACCGTTTGAGTTTGGTAAAAGACAGCTTACCGNNGAATTCCGACTTTGGGATCATAATGCATGGGATAACGTTGAATGGGGCGAAGAGCAAGTTACCCAAGCCATGGAAGAATTGAGGACAAAGAAATCCCTGTTGCTGAGTTTGATGAAACTGTACAACAGCAACCCAGCAAGATACTGGGATATCTTCTACAAGAATaacaaagaaaattttttcaaagatagAAAATGGCTACAAATTGAGTTCCCTATCCTATATAATTGCACAAGAAAGAATTCCGATCCAGTTACcgtctttgaaattggctGCGGTGCTGGGAACACTTTATTCCCTATACTGAAGCAGAATGAGAACGAGGGACTAAAAATCATCGGTGCTGATTTTGCGCCAAAGGCGGTTGACATTGTGAAGAACTCTCCACACTTCGATCCTAAGTACGCACACGCTACTGTCTGGAATTTGGCAAACAAAGAGGGTGAGCTGCCCGAGGGGGTGGAAGAGCATTCAGTTGACATTGCTGTAATGATATTTGTTTTTAGCGCACTGGCACCTGAGGAGTGGGACCAAGCAATGGAGAATTTGCATAAACTAATGAAGCCTGGCGGGAAAATTTTGTTCCGTGAGTACTCGTTTGGAGACATGGCTCAAGTCAGATTCAGAAAGCATAGAATCATGGACGATAACTTTTACGTACGCGGTGACGGTACCAGGGTCTATTTCTTTAAAGAGTCAGAGATAAGAGACATCTTTACAAAGAAGGGGTACTTCAAGGAAAACAAGATCGCTATCGATAGAAGGCTTCTTGTgaacaggaagaaaaagttgaaaatgttcCGGTGCTGGATCCAAGCGATATTCGACGTTCCAGCTTGA
- the KNAG0A02970 gene encoding N-acetyltransferase family protein (ancestral locus Anc_8.663) has product MTRQDIWSTKLLHDGPTFNKPLVERCEPVSFKLSDGTVATAFAIFDSTLLASALTALMHRQFNMEIEAGDTYPQSAPLTRDEFIDYWHHSMCVVLLHTDQLSLEAVNASNPDWEQLFLGTFYIKPNYMSRCSHICNAGFLVNPTHRGKRIGYRLAQVYLKWAPLLGYTYSVFNLVFVTNIASWKIWDRFKFDRIGLIPRAGQLAGHKEPVDAIVFGKNLTNVEEELFADFETL; this is encoded by the coding sequence ATGACTCGTCAAGATATATGGAGCACGAAGTTGCTGCACGACGGTCCCACTTTCAACAAGCCATTAGTAGAGAGATGCGAACCCGTGAGTTTCAAGCTGAGTGATGGTACGGTGGCCACGGCGTTTGCAATATTTGACAGTACGTTGCTGGCCAGCGCGTTGACTGCCCTGATGCACCGTCAGTTCAACATGGAGATCGAGGCTGGCGACACCTACCCTCAGTCAGCACCGCTCACCAGGGATGAGTTCATTGACTACTGGCACCACTCTATGTGTGTTGTGCTGCTGCATACTGATCAATTGTCTCTTGAGGCGGTCAATGCGTCAAACCCGGACTGGGAGCAGCTGTTTTTGGGCACTTTCTATATTAAACCCAACTACATGTCCCGTTGCTCACATATCTGCAACGCCGGGTTTCTTGTAAACCCAACTCATAGAGGTAAAAGGATAGGATACAGGTTGGCACAGGTCTACTTGAAGTGGGCCCCGCTGCTCGGTTACACTTACTCCGTGTTCAACTTGGTGTTCGTGACGAACATCGCCAGCTGGAAGATCTGGGACAGGTTCAAGTTCGACAGGATCGGCCTTATTCCAAGAGCTGGACAGCTTGCAGGCCACAAGGAACCCGTCGACGCGATTGTCTTTGGGAAGAACTTGACTAACGTTGAGGAGGAACTCTTTGCAGATTTCGAAACCCTTTAG